Proteins encoded in a region of the Phacochoerus africanus isolate WHEZ1 chromosome 8, ROS_Pafr_v1, whole genome shotgun sequence genome:
- the LOC125132390 gene encoding leucine-rich repeat extensin-like protein 1, giving the protein MTSTLSHNGIKERQKAAHRTRHFPAENHAEEAALSRRCSASSSPSVSPPPGPAQLSAPSLRPVLPLLPRTSCLFALHLPQSPVPQTTPTPPYLMCRPSPASDQFFPFPPPCLVTSTLACAPAPPTTCLTCSPLLPHRSLDPCPSSPPCFFPHLHGLWAQVSLPGSR; this is encoded by the coding sequence ACTCTGAGTCATAATGGCATCAAGGAGAGACAGAAGGCAGCACACCGAACCCGTCACTTCCCAGCTGAGAACCATGCCGAAGAAGCTGCCCTGTCTCGTCGCTGCTCAGCCTCCTCTTCACCCTCTGtctccccgccccccggcccagcacagctTTCGGCTCCCTCCCTTCGTCCtgtcctgcctctgctccccaggACTTCCTGTCTCTTCGCCCTGCACCTGCCTCAGTCACCAGTTCCCCAGACCACCCCAACCCCTCCTTACCTCATGTGCAGACCCTCTCCCGCCTCTGACCAGTTtttccccttcccacctccctgcctggTCACCTCTACCTTGGCCTGTGCCCCTGCTCCTCCTACCACCTGCCTGACTTGCTCCCCTCTTCTCCCGCACCGCTCCCTtgacccctgcccctcctccccaccctgcttCTTCCCCCACCTGCATGGCCTCTGGGCCCAGGTAAGCCTCCCCGGTTCCCGCTAG